The window GGAGCTCGCCGCACAGCCCACCCACCCATTTTATGTTTCGAAGACAGCTGAAAATCTGTCTGTGACATCATTATATCGGGCAGATGTTGGACCCACCCATGAAGATTTCTACAAGATGACGGATGGCATGTATCGCACCCTGGCTGCAGGCCTTGACAAGCTCGACAGCTTGATTGCTCTACCGTATGCGGCTGGGTCGCGGGTTAGTGAGGCAGACTACAATACCGTTCCATGGCTCGCACACGCCATGATGGGAGCGGATACGCCAGTTGCAGACGTGCAGGACTTTGGGCCATTGGAACGCTTGATCCAAAAAACGGTACCTGATTTCAAAATTGGTTCAAAGATTAAAGAGTGGTGGTCAAATATCGCAAAGACGGAGGCGTTCAAGGAGGTGTATCCCGTTTTGCACTAAGTTGCTATACTCGCAGCTTAAGGAGGCAATCATTATCACGCTGAACTTCAAGGAACTATAAAAGTGAACAATAATGTATATAAATAGATTGttcttataaaatatatcgTGTTTTGTCAACGGATTGAACTTTTCTAAAAGATTTCAGAGTAAACGTGAGGTGTCTTTTTTCTGGGAATTCACACTCAAAGACATTAGCTTTCCTGGTACCAATCATGTAGActtgttgatgttgacaTAGGTATGTTTAGAAACAATAGAACGATGTACTATTAATGATAGGTAGTTTAAAATAGACATAATGCTCCAGGTTCTCCACTGATGACTCTTCGCATTTAGAGCACCCCCGACACAATTGTCAAATGAGTCGAAAAACCTTCAGCTTTTTTCTGTAACCTCGGCCACGTGTGTCTCATATGCATCAACATTCTCTGACGCAAATTTGCGAGCCGAAATCTTCCTTGCGAATAAAATGTCAAGTTCTTCATACGTACGTCCCTTTGTCTCCGGCAGTCGGAAATAAGCCCATATGAAAGTGAGAAGAGCAGTGCCACCCCAAAAGAATCCAGTCTTTCCAGACGCATTCCAAGCAGTAGGATTCATGAAATAGGGCTCAAGAACCTATAAACGGTAAGCAATTCGTGCCTATATAGACATAACATACACACAAAGAGGCGATAATGAAAGCAGCATACCTGGGAAACAATGTTTACGATCTGATACGCCGTTCTAGCCAGTGAAACCGTAAGTGGACGCAATCTGATTGATGATGTTTCGGAGACAATTGCATAAGCTAACGGGCCTACTGTCAAAGCATATACGAGGAGCCACAAAATGCAAAGTGCGGCTTCTGCCCATATCGCGTTCTTAGCTGAGGTCGCGGCATTAATGATGCcgataataaaaagaatagtGCAAAGAATGCCTTGGCCAGTCACATAGAGTGTTCTCCGACCGAAGTGAGTTATCAAAAACCAAGAAAATACTGTTCCAAGGAACGCGATGGCTGTGCCCCCTAGGTTCAGCTGATACGCGTGATCGGCGCTCATACCAGCCGTGGTAAAAAAGTAACTGGGCGAATAGGCAAATGAGCTTCCAGAAAGGATCTGACCAAAGAAGGCCACGCAGCAAATCTCTGTTCGGCGGAGATCGGTACCCTTGAAACACTCGACGTAGGATTTACTTTCCTTTGCTTGCGCTGCTTCAATATTGACAGTGTGTACCATCATGGCGAGTTGGCCGTTGATCTGATCCTCGGTCTTGGTTCCTCCCAAGCGTCGTAGACTTTGTCTCGCGTCATCCACACGGTCCTTACGTACAAGATACCATGGGCTCTCTGGCGCAAAGAAACAGACAATCATGAGAGGAAGGGGCCAGATCCACTGAATCGCAAACGGGATACGATATGCCCACTGATCTTGGCGGTGAATTAGACCCTCAAGGACACCTGCTGCGATGAACTGGCCAATTGCCCAGCACAAGTTTACATAAGTCGTAAGGTAACCTCGCAAGTTTGTAGGGCAAACCTCTGACGCGTATGATGGGCTGGCGACAGCGAAGACGCCCCATGCTAGGCCACAAAGAATCTGGCCTACCAACAACACAGCTGCGGAGCTGGCGAAAAACACTATGAAAATGAAAGCGTTCATGAAAAATAGGGCTCCGATCATAACGTATCGGTAGCCTAATACAGACACAAGATAGCCGTTCAAGATACCGCCTGAGATTTGACTCGCCTATTAGCGGCATAAAATTCCATGGAAGATATAAATTGTCTTACCGAAAATAGCACCCACGGTACTTCCCATGTTCAAGCCAGACTGCCACGGCGCTGAGACCTGATACCCAATTGAGCCTCCATAATCTTGGCCATACTTCTTCGCAAACTGAGGATATCCGAAGAAATTGCCCATCAAGATTGTATCGTAGCCCTCCATAATAATACTCATTGAGATAAGCATAGACCAAAAGACAGCCTTTCGGTTGCTTTTGAGGGCCTGGAGTAGAGTTTGGGAATGCTCTTCGTCAGACGCATGCTTCGCGTCGACGATGGCGCCTTCGCCAAGCGTATCCTCGAGGTGGGTAGCTGCCACCTTTGTGATATTAGGTTCCGCCATTGTTATAATAGAGTGATTGAACTGTCATCACCAACCAAAGATTACTCCCTGGGAAGATCAGAGACAGTTTGGATGCGAAGTCTCCATGTTCCAAGTTTGGAGAACTCGCCAAATCCTTATACAAATCAGCGTGACATAACGCAGGATCAGTCGCCAGTCAGCAGGCATGACTAGCTCATACAGAGCTCCTGCATCAACGATCATTGGAGCGCCAAAATTGTAAATCCAGGGACTTTGAGCAGTCTAAGCTGCAAGGGAAtggccagcgccgccagATGTCGAACGAGGCGTTGTTTGGAATATTTATCCAGACGGTTAGCCGGTATTAGGCTATATTCAAAATGCTATACTAGGCGTTGAACTGTCAGGCCATCTACCCCATACGCGGCTTTGACAGGCTTTTGTGTTGTGTAAACTCATCGACTCATGCTTCTAATAGTGACTCCAAATCCCTTCTCCGTCCAAGCAGCCGAACCCCACGCTCGCCCCTCTTTTACCCGAGAGCAGCTCGTGCTGCCTGTTCGCAACTTGGTGTAGCGGAAGAACAACCTCCGCAGCTGAATTAGCATTAGACCAGCTACATTCTATGCGAGCTAATGATTTTCTCCTGTTTACTCCGCAAATCCAAGGATCTCGAGGCTAGTGCGGAGTGGCTTTGCTGTTACTGCTGGGAGACAACTCTTCATCAATGTGGCGAGGCCTGGCTCGGAACAAAGCCGACCAAACACAATTGCACAACATATGGCGTACATACATAGCCTGAGTTGTATACGCCGCGCAAGAAAACGTATTTCAGGCAACACTCGTGAGCAGCAGTGAACAGTCCTCCCCCGGTTTCTTCCATGGAGCAGTGGCATGGCCAATAACATGATTCCGCCCTTCTCTATCTCATCTGGGTGAGAAAGGAGCGTAACATTCACAAGATTGCATGCATGTAATCTTCCGTAGGATTACCACCTTGCAATACGCACAACTATGTCGTACTGCTTACAAGTACTACTCCACAGTGTGCTACTTTTGGTGAT is drawn from Trichoderma asperellum chromosome 4, complete sequence and contains these coding sequences:
- a CDS encoding uncharacterized protein (TransMembrane:12 (i48-73o102-121i128-148o154-175i187-206o226-247i309-331o343-364i371-393o399-423i444-461o473-489i)), with the translated sequence MAEPNITKVAATHLEDTLGEGAIVDAKHASDEEHSQTLLQALKSNRKAVFWSMLISMSIIMEGYDTILMGNFFGYPQFAKKYGQDYGGSIGYQVSAPWQSGLNMGSTVGAIFGGILNGYLVSVLGYRYVMIGALFFMNAFIFIVFFASSAAVLLVGQILCGLAWGVFAVASPSYASEVCPTNLRGYLTTYVNLCWAIGQFIAAGVLEGLIHRQDQWAYRIPFAIQWIWPLPLMIVCFFAPESPWYLVRKDRVDDARQSLRRLGGTKTEDQINGQLAMMVHTVNIEAAQAKESKSYVECFKGTDLRRTEICCVAFFGQILSGSSFAYSPSYFFTTAGMSADHAYQLNLGGTAIAFLGTVFSWFLITHFGRRTLYVTGQGILCTILFIIGIINAATSAKNAIWAEAALCILWLLVYALTVGPLAYAIVSETSSIRLRPLTVSLARTAYQIVNIVSQVLEPYFMNPTAWNASGKTGFFWGGTALLTFIWAYFRLPETKGRTYEELDILFARKISARKFASENVDAYETHVAEVTEKS